Below is a window of Carettochelys insculpta isolate YL-2023 chromosome 4, ASM3395843v1, whole genome shotgun sequence DNA.
atcatgtagtacgtgtaatttgggttattttttccaacatgcattaccttacacttacccacattaaatttcatttgccattttgctgcccaatcactcagtttgctaagatctttttgtagttcttcacaatctgttttggttttgactgtcctgaacaacttggtgtcatctgcaaactttgccacctcactgcttacctcattttctagatcattgatgaacaagttgaacaggatcggtcccaggactgacccctggggaacaccactagttaccctcctccattgtgaaaatttaccatttattcccaccctttgttttctgtcttttaaccaattcccggtccatgaaaggatctttcctcctatcccattttacaaggtacacattagcaagcaaaaaGCACAACAGGACAATGTATTCAACTGGATAAGAGGTTTTTTGAAATGCCTATGTCCCTTCTGCCACAGGAGTCCTGGTCTCGCAGTGCCTCTCATCAGGTCTGTGGTGGacgtggctccagctggggaaaccCCGGGGCACCTCTGAGGCTGGAAGTCCCTGGTGAAACTCAGCTGAAGGCAGGGTTTCCCAAGTtgttatcccttagctgtttacaaAGTGTGTGCATACTGGCTCAATGCTCCTTTAATATTCTCACAAGGCTGAAGGCAGGATTGCTCTGTCTACTGGTTCCCAGCTCAAGTGCAGGTGGTAGGGCTGATGTGGCTATCTGGTGTTTGTGTCTGGAGGTTTAAGGCTATAACATAGGGGTGGGAACTTGGTTATACTACAGAAATCGAAGTTTCCACttctgctctctgaggcctgcaggctgctcttcaAGGCCTTCAGGCCTGTTGGCATGTTATGTGATACAGAGTAGGAGAGGATTTTAATAGGTAACTGAAACCAGGAAGCATCAAACTTATCAATTAACTGGTTCAAGTTTTATATTCCTAATATGTAGTTTATGCAAGAAAAACAACCCATTTTGACAGTTGGGTGGAAAaaggaaagcattttaaaaacatatattaAAGCTGTCAGATGAATTACTGGGAAGTAAGCAAGTTAAATGAGACAGAATAGTGAATAGCATGATTGATAGAATTATCAGTTGAGAATTCATATTTAATGAAGATTGGCATTATTGAGAAAGGGGTTAAGGGAAAATACCGCTTTACAGTTAAGTCTGGGTTAGCCCTCAGGCAGATACAttagggaaaaacaaaaatactaCCTTCTAGAAAGTGACCTTTTATGTCGTTGTTACGAAAGTATATGTAAAGGAAAGATAGCTCTAGATGCAACAATATGAACCAGAGCATTTTGAAATGCTGTAGGAAATGAAAAGATAGGGAAGATACGTTCTAGCGTTTTCCTCCTTCAGTGAATGTATATACATTTGCCTGTTTTTTTCACCAGAAAAAGTGGCATCATTTAATTCACAACATTTCCACAAAAACTGAATTGTTTGGAAttgcattaaaaattaaaaaacatcaTTAGCTTTGAGAATATTTATTaaagtttttgagataatgggtgaCACACAGAAATAAACTCAGCAGTACCAGTAGAAATAGGTCTTTATctgatttatttacattttcacagcCTAAAAATCAAGACTTTGGCACAGAAGACTATGGTCAAGTTATTCCTGCTGGTGCTACTGTATATGGGATGGCAGTGGAATGCAAAGAGATACGCAGACATCACAGGTGCGTTTGTACTTTGCCAGGGCTTGGAGCTCACATATGGCAGATTTGGGAAAAGAAATTCTGCTCATTTTAAACAAAGgaggaatatttttattttctattcaCGTAAAACAAATACGTAGGTATGTTAATATTATGTGTGTAGTTAAAGGAGACCACCAACTTAAGCAGCTGTACAAAGTATGAACAGAATTTCTGTATGGGTGGGTGACTGAACTGGTACTGATGAACTTTTAGGTCTGTATCAGAGTTGTCAAAATTCATTAGGCATTGTAACTTCTACACATTTTCTCCCATCCTTGGTATTGTCTGTATTAGACTTTATTTAGAACGACTGCATACTCTGTACCATTTCACCATATTCTAGAGTGGCCTCTCTCTACCCTAAAAACAAGCCTCTCCAATGAAAGAGCATTATTTATTTCTGAAAACCTATTGAGACTAGAAAAGAGGTTGCATTATAGTTAATATATTATGgattattatagtttattatttaaTTCTATACCATTACAGAAAGTTAAGTCTTCTGAATGTTAACAAAGTTTTATTCTTGAGAACATTCACTTAATACTGAATAAACTAATGCTGCAATGAAAATTTACTCTCACAGGAAACAGAACTGCATCTTGTATAAGATCTCCTTTTTGCCTAATGTAGCTTCCTGATTTCATGAAAACTTTGAAATTGAGACTATATCTACTTGCATCAGAGCCTCAATTTGAGTCAGACAATTGGCACAAaacaagatattttaaaattctcagaAGCCACCTTCAGCATGTTTGTCTTCAGTAAGCTGATGGGGTTCTCTCATCCTCTATTCAGAGGGAGGCTGTCCATTACTGGGGGAGCCTGCTTTACACTGAAGATAACCTTTCCAGTGTCCATTGCATCCTGTGTTGTTAGGGTAAATGTCTTATTCTGGCTATATTTACAAAACATACCTTTTTTCTGATAGTTGTTAGTCGATGCCAAACAGTAACCCATTGTCTTCTAAGACAAGGAAAAGAAAGATCACATCAATTTCCGTTCTCTTGATGCACTTGTTTTTAGTTCCTTGTAAGTTTTAAATCTGGGTGCCAGAGAACAGTAAGAGAAGAGTACTTGAGGATGCTGGAGCTCATTAACTATGTGGTCAGTGACTAGAATCCTGctggatttatttatttcttagaAAATAAATGTTGTTGCCCCTGACAGAGAGGTATGTTTAATATTCCAAGGAAAGCTACCAGCAAAGTCTGTTATCACACTATGTACTCAATATGTTCAGTGTTCAAGGAGAAGGACTGTTTATAGGCTTTGATTTGTCTAATTTAGGTTTGCTTGTCCTTATCttgctcccttccttccctcccagggTGGAAATACAAGAAGTTGCCAGCGTGCATTTGGCAGAAACGGTAGTGTTTTGTAGTCCAACATGTGCATCTGCGACCTCAGATGAAGCTATTGAACCTTACACCACAGAAAAACTCAGTAGAATTCCTGGGGGTTATATGCCACTGACACAACCCTTTCAAGTGATGACGGTGGATTTCAACAACCTGGAGGTAACAATTTCTTTACTGGCTTACATcctaaaaaacaaacagaacaaaacatcCGTAGAGCACCTGATGCAGATCCAAAAATTTGGCTCTAAGAGTATTTCTTCATCCCAGTTAGATTGAGTGATAAATGCCTGAGTTTGAGCATTCAATAGCCATCTCGCAAACCCATGCCTGAGTTGGTGTGTGCTCACTGGGCCTGCATTCACCTGTCTGCATAACTAAGACTCCTCTGGGTATAGTTTATGATTCCTTGTGCAGCAGGATTCTGTCCCAGTGAATTATGGAAGAATTCTTTCCTTTGGGGCTTCTAGAGTGAATTAAAGGAAAGGCGTTGGATGATTCTTCACTGCAATCCTCGTTGCAAACTGGGGAGTCTGTGAGTCTGAATAAAAGTGGCacacaagctcctggctgtagCCCTAGTTAGACTTGCTAATCTGGGTTGAAACCAACACTTAACTTGAGTAAagccattgtgtgtgtggacagaaaGAGAGATGGGGAAAGGGACAATACCCAAGAGAGATCCTGCAgtaaagacataccctaagtaaaTGTAGCAAATGTGTTGTTGTATGTTTGTCCATATGCTCTTGTCTCACTGCTTCATTTTTACTGTTAGGATTGCAATATATAAATGAGTTGTGATTGGTCATATTTCCACTGAAATTATAGGCATGATTTGAATTATGGAGAATGACACATGACAGAGTATTTTATATTTCAAGTGAAAACATTGCCATTTAAAATGAGCTGTTCATAGATGGTTGCAGAGATGGGTAGAGAGTGGGATAGAGAGCTCCGTATGTCACCATTCAACCAATTTGTGACTTCACCCTGCTATGGAAACTATCTTGTACATCTATATGTTGACGATGCAAATAGGTTTATTTCGTAGGTACGCACCAAATAGACCTGCGTGGAGACGTAGGTCTCTGAGCCAGCCttacagactgaaagagcaatatAGTTTCATGCTTGTGTATGTATGTTTCTGGCTTCTTAACCCATGGAGAGGAGATTCCACCAAAATTATGATGCAGAGCTTTAAAATAACTTGTTATATAGATAAAATCATTCTTGATTGGTTGGGAACTGCTATGCTCTGCATATGTAACCTTTCCTGTTCACCTTATCTGACATCTGAGGTCAATAAATGAAGTAAAGAAAAGCACTTGAATGCAAGAAACTACACTGTAACAAGCTCTGGCTCAAGCACCAGCTTTGGCTTCTCTGATAAATTAGTGTCTTGTCACATGCTTTATCTTACATGTTTTCCTGAACTTTTCCATGTATATCTTTTTAATCTTGCTGAATACATTTTATAAGATCCAAGAAGTAACATGAAACTCTCTAAATATTTTATTAGCTAGATTTTCAAATAATGCAGATTCCAGCCTTACTGCGTGAAGAggtataaaacaatacaaagtaCGAGAAAACAAATGTATTGATTTTCATTTGCTTGGAATAAGTGAATACTCATGACGGTGCAGCTTTTGCCACCAGCAATCTGTGGCCTCTTTAGACATGAACAACTCATTCATTTCTTCCTCTCAACCTGTGCCCATTGTTGGTTTCAGACCATACCATTCAAACATACTCCCTTAGAAAATAAAACTATTGATACGCTACCAGTAGGGAGCTGGATTTTCATATCCGAGTATGAAaaccagaaataaaattaaaagctttTGCGGTTAATTCTTAAAACTTAAATTCCCATTGGTAAAAAGCAATCTGATGTACACCCCATTCTCAACATCAGTCGGGCATCACTTTTGAGGACAGGCATATtcaagttttggttttttttttaaaccattcttCATCAGGAATTGAAAAGCCTGGCAACTAGGAAGCCTTGCAAGATCAGCATACCTGTCACTCACGAAGGTATGCTGGATGCTGTTGTGGTCTGGTTTGTACTACAGCTTGATGATGAACATAGTTTGTCTACAAGTCCCACTGAGGAAACTTGCTGGGAACAAGCAGTCTACCCTATACAGGGCCTTCCAGGTATGTGGATTTTTCAGGGTAACagtattaatttttatttcattaattTGAGAGTAATTTGTCTTAAAAGGATGCTGTCAATTGGTCTCAAAGATAAGGGACCATATTAGGAAAGGAGAAAACATCACTAACCATAGCAAAGTCATTACTTCTCTTTCTCAAGCTCTCTGAGCAATCTTTAGTATTCTTACCTCATTATTACCTTAGCCTTTTCCCACTCATCACTATCCCTTttcgctcctcctcctgtgtgagGAGTTTCCTCATTGTAGATTGAAAATGACTAGTGTAGCTTTTGTCTCCTGAAACCACAGATTAGGTATTTGTATGAACATCCCATTATAATTTCTGAAAGTTATTAATGTACTGTTTGTAATGTTTTGATAAGATTACACTGTGAAGCCTGGAGATGCTGTGGTGATGGAAGTATGTTGCCATGATTGCTACTTGAGGATCCAGAAGATTTCTGTTTTGACTTCAGAGTATGTGATGGACATTGAAAGGGAGAACACACTGGCTTCAGGCAACGAGGCTGAACTTTGCAGTGCTCTGGCTAGTCTTAAAACTACTACCGCACCAGGTGGCAAGGAGCAGGAGTGCATGCTGGAATCCACTGAAATTGCACTTCTGAACAATGTGCAGTACCATGAATGCTTTAATGCTGCCCTTGGCAAAGTGTTGTCATCCTTGATCCCAAGGAGAGAATCTCAGGCAGTGGAGGTTGATGGTCATGGGAGTCGGCTGAACTTTGAAAAGAGTCAAAACAAGAACTCCTATACAACTCCTGAGCCTTTATATGTATTAGATGTGTCTGAGGGCTTTTCAATTCTGACAATAATTGCTGGCAAACTTGGGCCAATTAAAGCTTACAGTTCGGTTGAAAAAGAGCAACATCAAGTAGCCCTTAACATAATTTCAGAAGCCAATCATTTCCCTAAAGAAGCATTAGAGTTTTGGCTCAGCCAATTGGAGGATGAGAGTGTGGTGTTACAGAGACCCAAATCAGACAAACTGTGGAGTATTATAATTCTAGACGTCATAGAGACTTCAGGTTTAATCCAGCAGGAGGTGATGGAAAAGGCAGCAATATCAAGGTACTGTGTGATACAAGCCTTCTGAAGGTGAGAACCTATCCCTCTGGTAGCTCCAAACTCGCACTTGTCTGGTCAGAGGTaattagttaattttttttaattttatagaaATTTatcactgattttaaaaaaaacccacagaagagCTTATTCTTGACATACCAGAAATCCAAGCAACACTGCAGAATTTGATAAGGTATTCTAGGTGGGGGTCATATGAATAGCTGTTAGGCCTCAGTTCAGGAAAACACTTAACACTTCTATGTCAGTGGAATAGAAGTGCCCATCCTGAATCAAGACTTTAATACAGTCAGTTTAGTTTTCTTAGTAGCAGGATAACAGACTTTGGCAATAAACATCTCTATCTCTGTTTATAGGTGTTTGCTTCACTCTGGAGGAAAGATATTCCCACAATATGTGGTGATGTATGGGATGCTCGTAGAATCACAATCCTTAGTACTTGAAAGCGCAGTTCAAGGGACTGAACCTACACTTGGGTTTAACATAGCACCTTTTATCAACCAGTTCAAGGTAGGAAGTTAGCGACTTGTTTCAATCTCAAGCATAGATCTCAGAATTTACAAGTGCCCAACTGTGGGTCATCATGTCAATATAAGGAATTCATAAGAAGTGCTGGAAGTTTTAACTATGTTGgattaatttcttcaaaatatttttgtaacctAAACTCTGTGAATAAATACTGACGTAAATTTACTATAATAGAAGTCAAGACATGCTTCAGGTAGGGCCAAAGTAAGTTGTGGTCTGACGTGGAGAGCCGAAAAAGTTACAATTTCCAACACTTCAGTGTTCAGAAAAACAGCATTGTCAGGGGATTATTTCCTGATACAACTTGTGTCAcaagggccagattttaaaaaaggattagAAATGATAGGGTCTGTTCAGttcctttaggaaaaaaaaatgatgtaaTTCACAAATGGAAAGTTGCTGTTGTATAGTTAAGCCTGAAAGCCTTGTATATTCCTCCTCAGGTGCCTGTTCGTGTGTTTTTGGATCTTTCCACATTACCATGTGTGCCCTTAagcaagccagcagagctgttAAGATTAGATCTTATGAATCCCTATATGAACAGCTCTAATAGAGAAGTAAAAGTAagttgaacacacacacacctttttttttccccccaattccTCACTGTCATGATTGAATAATTTCATACAAAGCTATTTCAGCGCAGACCATCTTGAAGTAGATTTCAAAAATTGTGGACCAGGGTATTTGATTTTCATGGTGATGCAGATACTGCTATCatacaaataaattcaaaataaaaaattagagTTCTACTTCCCTAAAtatcctcttttcctttttaggTGCAAGTTTGTAAGGCTGGCCAACTCACTGCCATCCCCTTTTGGTATCATATACATCTAGATGAAGATATTTATATGGATACATCGAGTGATTCCTCCCACTGGAAACAAGCTGCAGTTGTTCTTGACAAACCTATCCAAGTTCAGCTTGGAGATGAACTTGTGCTTAACATTCAGCACTATAAAAGCAATGTTAGCATCACAGTCAAGCAGTGAGGAATAGTCACATGGAAACTAGTTTGTATTATGTTCAAATCAGAAATTATCTCAGCTTAAATATAGTTATCTGTGCACACTAGCAGAATGGCTCAGGATGTGAGATAAATAGAACATAAATGTAAAACCTAGGCTTTATGTATTCTCCCAAGAGGtgtttttattaattaaaaaaattttttttaaaaggacctgCTGGTGAACCAGAAACCATTGTGCAAAAATATTTTGAGCTGTTATTGTAAAGTCAGGTTTGGCTCTGCAGCAGGTAGCTTTGTTGTCAACTGAACTGATGGAGAAATAGGGGAAAGTTAGAGAGGAAGCTGTTATTTCTGTAGAAGGTATGCTTGCAATTTTGCTTTTGTGTAAGATGCTCACATACCTTACCAGTAAGCACTGTATAAATATTTACATGCACGGAATGCAATATTGTGAACAATTAGATCCTTCCCTCAATCTCACAAATCTTACATGAAGATGTATTAAATGGGAgtcagttttaaaataaactcaTGAATGCCCTGTGTGGCCATGTGCTTATGTTCACTCTTCTTAAACTGTTTTTTATTCTTGCTTGTAGATCTTATTATATATACAGTATACCATTGAAGTGTGTGATTTCGATTTGTGCTTAGCTCAGATTAACGTGacttaagtgcaactcaaaattctgcttgcccccagccctggctcaacttctGCTGGCCCGCACTGCCCCAGTTCATCccgcctggctccagctcaaaatGCCCCCTGCACACAcggttctggctcaactccaccccttgcccccactgtggccCTAACCCACCCAATCCTTAAcccgcctgccccactcccatggccccaagCCAGGGCCAGGCTTAATGctccccaactgtccccccaACCTTACCTTTCAAGAGTAGCTCCAGGTGCTCATCCTGCTTCCtacccagctgcagaacatgcaaaAGCTGCCTCCACCAACTTACGTGAAATTGGAGTTGGGAGAGTATGTGGGAAGGCAACACTTGCTTaactcaagggattactgtatacaCTTCTCATTGCCTGTAGGCCCCATTGATTTTGTCCTCCTGAATCAGCATTACCCGTACAACTACAGCAGCACAAGTTTGATCACAGTTGAACTTACACTCAGTAAATACTTGTCAAAGTCACCAAGCAGTTGTGCAGTGTAGAATGGATAATCATGTAATTAATGTATGATGAGTAATACTGGTCTGGATTCTTCTGAACTTTCTATGCACACTTCGAGTCAAATTTTGTCTCCCATTATTCATCTGTAAGATGGGGATCCCCGTTCCCTACCTACCACTTCTACCACAGTGAGATCATTAAATGTGTGATAAACTCTGGTTGGGTGGTGCTTGATACACTTAGGTTATTTTGCTGCTGAGAAAAGATTTCTACAGACTAAGTCCTTCTGCTGGAATACACCACATGATGTGTGCAACTATAGTGCGAGAGGCCCATGCACCAGCTACAGTTTGAGAACTTAACTTTGTTGCATGGCAAAGAGGAAGGAGTTGAGGTATGATTGAAGGGAATTAGAAAATTCCAAAAACAAAAGGCAAAACATAGGGGTGGAAAGAAAGAGGAAGCGGTCTTCTTGAATTTGATGGGAGAAGAGCAAAGATCAAGGTAGaattttaggctacatctacatgagcatCAAAACAGCTTTTGTTGAGAAAAAACACAGTGCATCTACATGCAACATGCACTTTGTCAATAGTTCAATCCACAAAATCCAGCATatcacctctccccattcaggtataatgcctctcttgacaaaacagccacatAGACACCCTGGGGCCCTTTTATTGGCAGACAAGGCTTC
It encodes the following:
- the PRMT9 gene encoding protein arginine N-methyltransferase 9 isoform X3, translated to MGEHLFRMGFRDEAAGYFHKALKLNPDYADAKENFYRVANWLVERWHFIMLNDTKRNLIYQKAIEKVVHSGYRTVLDIGAGTGILSMFAKKAGASCVYACELSKTMYEVACDVVAANNMEGEIKLLHMKSLDIEIPKHIPERVSLVVTETVDAGLFGEGIVESLIHAWEHLLLQPKPKNQDFGTEDYGQVIPAGATVYGMAVECKEIRRHHRVEIQEVASVHLAETVVFCSPTCASATSDEAIEPYTTEKLSRIPGGYMPLTQPFQVMTVDFNNLEELKSLATRKPCKISIPVTHEGMLDAVVVWFVLQLDDEHSLSTSPTEETCWEQAVYPIQGLPDYTVKPGDAVVMEVCCHDCYLRIQKISVLTSEYVMDIERENTLASGNEAELCSALASLKTTTAPGGKEQECMLESTEIALLNNVQYHECFNAALGKVLSSLIPRRESQAVEVDGHGSRLNFEKSQNKNSYTTPEPLYVLDVSEGFSILTIIAGKLGPIKAYSSVEKEQHQVALNIISEANHFPKEALEFWLSQLEDESVVLQRPKSDKLWSIIILDVIETSGLIQQEVMEKAAISRCLLHSGGKIFPQYVVMYGMLVESQSLVLESAVQGTEPTLGFNIAPFINQFKVPVRVFLDLSTLPCVPLSKPAELLRLDLMNPYMNSSNREVKVQVCKAGQLTAIPFWYHIHLDEDIYMDTSSDSSHWKQAAVVLDKPIQVQLGDELVLNIQHYKSNVSITVKQ
- the PRMT9 gene encoding protein arginine N-methyltransferase 9 isoform X2, with amino-acid sequence MPRSNARSHRGHRRGQEAGRRELVSRSLQSAQHCLEDQDFGTAYAHYLLVLNLAPELKNDIRETFQFTLFKWAEELASLARIQDLFNCYEQALELFPNDEVICNSMGEHLFRMGFRDEAAGYFHKALKLNPDYADAKENFYRVANWLVERWHFIMLNDTKRNLIYQKAIEKVVHSGYRTVLDIGAGTGILSMFAKKAGASCVYACELSKTMYEVACDVVAANNMEGEIKLLHMKSLDIEIPKHIPERVSLVVTETVDAGLFGEGIVESLIHAWEHLLLQPKPKNQDFGTEDYGQVIPAGATVYGMAVECKEIRRHHRVEIQEVASVHLAETVVFCSPTCASATSDEAIEPYTTEKLSRIPGGYMPLTQPFQVMTVDFNNLEELKSLATRKPCKISIPVTHEGMLDAVVVWFVLQLDDEHSLSTSPTEETCWEQAVYPIQGLPDYTVKPGDAVVMEVCCHDCYLRIQKISVLTSEYVMDIERENTLASGNEAELCSALASLKTTTAPGGKEQECMLESTEIALLNNVQYHECFNAALGKVLSSLIPRRESQAVEVDGHGSRLNFEKSQNKNSYTTPEPLYVLDVSEGFSILTIIAGKLGPIKAYSSVEKEQHQVALNIISEANHFPKEALEFWLSQLEDESVVLQRPKSDKLWSIIILDVIETSGLIQQEVMEKAAISRYCVIQAF
- the PRMT9 gene encoding protein arginine N-methyltransferase 9 isoform X1, translated to MPRSNARSHRGHRRGQEAGRRELVSRSLQSAQHCLEDQDFGTAYAHYLLVLNLAPELKNDIRETFQFTLFKWAEELASLARIQDLFNCYEQALELFPNDEVICNSMGEHLFRMGFRDEAAGYFHKALKLNPDYADAKENFYRVANWLVERWHFIMLNDTKRNLIYQKAIEKVVHSGYRTVLDIGAGTGILSMFAKKAGASCVYACELSKTMYEVACDVVAANNMEGEIKLLHMKSLDIEIPKHIPERVSLVVTETVDAGLFGEGIVESLIHAWEHLLLQPKPKNQDFGTEDYGQVIPAGATVYGMAVECKEIRRHHRVEIQEVASVHLAETVVFCSPTCASATSDEAIEPYTTEKLSRIPGGYMPLTQPFQVMTVDFNNLEELKSLATRKPCKISIPVTHEGMLDAVVVWFVLQLDDEHSLSTSPTEETCWEQAVYPIQGLPDYTVKPGDAVVMEVCCHDCYLRIQKISVLTSEYVMDIERENTLASGNEAELCSALASLKTTTAPGGKEQECMLESTEIALLNNVQYHECFNAALGKVLSSLIPRRESQAVEVDGHGSRLNFEKSQNKNSYTTPEPLYVLDVSEGFSILTIIAGKLGPIKAYSSVEKEQHQVALNIISEANHFPKEALEFWLSQLEDESVVLQRPKSDKLWSIIILDVIETSGLIQQEVMEKAAISRCLLHSGGKIFPQYVVMYGMLVESQSLVLESAVQGTEPTLGFNIAPFINQFKVPVRVFLDLSTLPCVPLSKPAELLRLDLMNPYMNSSNREVKVQVCKAGQLTAIPFWYHIHLDEDIYMDTSSDSSHWKQAAVVLDKPIQVQLGDELVLNIQHYKSNVSITVKQ